Proteins from a genomic interval of Candidatus Aegiribacteria sp.:
- a CDS encoding TldD/PmbA family protein, producing MPDITAYAVLDDDMQSRGFQEGARIAGWEWVEEADLIFWAEKAREEAIMKVKAPEGSSGVMDLVLDGTHLSLTMHESVGHPTESDRVLGWEASMAGRTFLNIDDQEKLKYGSEIVNFIADNTMPYGVASWGWDDDGVPGQKWYTIKDGIFQQFGSVRETALLVNRKHSTGCCRAQDFASFPINRQPNFYLEPGEEQLTPDDLISEVEKGVYIEGRGSFSIDQRRINFQFGGDMFWEIRNGKKVQPLKKVIYRSKTRDFWGSCDGISDKRFFRTMGLLTCGKGEPVQGARMTHGASTSRFRNIEVGRGAE from the coding sequence ATGCCTGATATCACGGCGTACGCGGTTCTGGACGATGACATGCAGAGCAGAGGTTTTCAGGAAGGCGCCAGGATAGCCGGATGGGAGTGGGTGGAAGAGGCTGATTTGATCTTCTGGGCCGAAAAAGCCAGGGAGGAAGCCATAATGAAGGTCAAGGCTCCCGAAGGCTCCTCAGGTGTGATGGATCTTGTTCTGGACGGGACTCATCTAAGCCTGACGATGCATGAATCGGTGGGGCATCCCACTGAAAGTGACAGAGTATTGGGATGGGAAGCCAGCATGGCCGGACGCACCTTTCTGAATATAGATGACCAGGAAAAACTGAAATACGGATCAGAAATTGTCAATTTCATAGCGGATAACACGATGCCCTACGGAGTCGCGAGCTGGGGTTGGGATGATGATGGCGTGCCCGGACAGAAATGGTATACGATCAAGGATGGGATTTTCCAGCAGTTCGGTTCTGTAAGAGAAACCGCTCTTCTTGTTAACAGAAAGCACAGCACCGGGTGCTGCAGGGCTCAGGATTTTGCCAGCTTCCCTATAAACAGGCAGCCAAATTTCTACCTGGAACCAGGGGAAGAGCAACTTACGCCTGACGATCTTATTTCCGAAGTCGAAAAAGGTGTTTATATCGAGGGGCGTGGTTCTTTCAGCATCGATCAGAGAAGGATAAACTTCCAGTTCGGAGGAGACATGTTCTGGGAGATAAGAAATGGTAAAAAAGTGCAACCGCTGAAAAAGGTTATTTACAGATCGAAGACCAGGGATTTCTGGGGATCCTGTGACGGTATCTCCGATAAGAGATTCTTCAGAACCATGGGGCTTCTCACCTGCGGAAAGGGAGAACCCGTGCAGGGTGCCAGGATGACCCACGGAGCGAGCACGTCAAGGTTCAGGAATATTGAAGTGGGAAGGGGCGCGGAATGA
- a CDS encoding SoxR reducing system RseC family protein, with product MTRKGLVREIKEEKALVCPADGTECDTCEARHACLSLSGGTGADFWVYNNAGAAPGDLVELELKSSASLAIIASTFLVPVFLLFTGYLLMMNGSDSQRALGAAAGLLAGIVAAIVINKRLGSKKGYNMQMTRVLEKADSHSKAGSDAGSHTEGNIP from the coding sequence ATGACAAGAAAAGGACTTGTTCGTGAAATAAAGGAGGAGAAAGCTCTTGTCTGTCCTGCTGACGGAACTGAATGCGATACCTGCGAAGCAAGGCATGCCTGCCTGTCCCTGTCCGGAGGTACTGGTGCGGATTTCTGGGTGTACAACAACGCTGGGGCTGCTCCGGGCGACCTTGTGGAGCTGGAACTCAAGTCATCAGCGTCACTTGCAATTATCGCATCGACTTTTCTTGTTCCTGTGTTTCTTCTGTTTACAGGGTACCTTTTGATGATGAACGGCAGTGATTCACAGAGAGCTCTGGGCGCCGCCGCAGGTTTGCTTGCGGGGATTGTTGCAGCTATCGTGATCAATAAGCGGCTTGGCTCGAAAAAAGGATACAATATGCAAATGACGAGAGTTCTGGAAAAAGCTGACAGCCATTCCAAAGCTGGCTCGGATGCAGGCAGCCACACGGAAGGAAATATCCCATGA